One Desulfonatronovibrio hydrogenovorans DSM 9292 DNA segment encodes these proteins:
- a CDS encoding epoxyqueuosine reductase QueH → MTVRYSLFPMNKTGPARVLVHICCAPCALYPLELLKKRGYEIMGLFFNPNIHPLREYLKRRQAVAEAARALEIEVVYLDREYDLTTHMRRMVFREDQRCFLCYHLRLERTRNIALNGRFNYFTSTLLYSKRQKHQLISKAGESLSLEKCSFMYEDFRQGWNQGQEKAEAMGVYRQDYCGCIYSEFERNRADLERLIKQADK, encoded by the coding sequence TTGACCGTCAGATATTCATTGTTCCCCATGAATAAAACCGGTCCGGCCAGAGTGCTGGTTCATATCTGCTGTGCTCCTTGCGCCCTGTATCCTCTGGAACTCCTGAAAAAAAGAGGATATGAAATAATGGGACTTTTTTTTAATCCTAACATCCATCCCTTGAGGGAATATCTGAAAAGACGACAAGCAGTTGCCGAGGCAGCCAGGGCTCTGGAGATTGAAGTTGTTTATCTGGACAGGGAGTACGATTTGACCACCCATATGCGGAGGATGGTGTTCCGGGAAGACCAGAGATGTTTTCTCTGTTACCATCTAAGGCTGGAAAGGACCCGGAATATAGCCCTGAATGGAAGGTTTAACTATTTCACATCCACTCTTTTGTACAGCAAAAGACAGAAGCACCAGCTTATCAGTAAGGCTGGCGAGTCATTGAGTCTGGAAAAGTGCTCGTTCATGTATGAGGATTTCCGTCAGGGATGGAATCAGGGGCAGGAAAAAGCTGAGGCAATGGGCGTTTACAGGCAGGACTATTGCGGGTGCATCTACAGCGAGTTTGAGAGGAACAGAGCTGATCTGGAAAGGCTGATAAAACAGGCTGATAAGTAG
- the hemW gene encoding radical SAM family heme chaperone HemW, with product MLLYIHIPFCIRKCHYCAFSSQEHIPDLEYLYLEVLKEEAQRRKALAEDRVITSVFLGGGTPTLFSTSSIARITSIIARNFSLASGAEFTIEANPETIIEKTYPSALKSLGVNRISLGVQSLDDEVLASIGREHDSGQALKAMRLIREAGFENFGLDMIWGLPGQTLKGWLDGLKVLTRYRPKHVSCYGLTLEPGTKMQGWVSSGEMFLPEEEVQAKMYIYGAEYLESEGILQYEVSNFARMGYACLHNTGYWEGMDFLGLGPSAVSSMDGQRWRNPVSVRDYAQMVKGSFRDLEFENLNSRDTINERVMLALRTSRGLNLKDYRELTGQDFCSRYRSVIGVLHKNNLIRLANGYLRLTKNGMLVSNSIIEQFIF from the coding sequence ATGCTGCTCTACATTCATATTCCATTTTGCATCCGCAAATGCCATTATTGTGCTTTTTCTTCCCAGGAGCATATTCCAGACCTTGAATATCTGTATCTCGAGGTGCTCAAAGAAGAAGCGCAGCGCAGAAAGGCCCTGGCTGAGGACAGGGTTATTACCAGTGTTTTTCTAGGCGGTGGCACGCCAACGCTTTTTTCCACATCATCTATAGCCAGAATCACGAGCATCATTGCTCGGAACTTTTCCCTGGCCTCTGGGGCCGAGTTCACCATTGAGGCCAATCCGGAAACCATAATTGAAAAGACATATCCCAGTGCTTTAAAATCCCTTGGAGTTAACCGGATAAGCCTTGGCGTTCAAAGTCTTGACGATGAAGTCCTGGCCAGTATCGGAAGGGAGCATGATTCAGGACAGGCTCTGAAAGCAATGAGACTGATCCGGGAAGCTGGCTTTGAAAACTTTGGTCTGGACATGATCTGGGGCCTGCCCGGCCAGACCCTTAAGGGGTGGCTTGATGGTCTGAAGGTTCTGACCAGGTACAGACCCAAGCATGTTTCATGCTACGGTCTGACTCTGGAGCCGGGAACCAAAATGCAGGGCTGGGTGAGTAGCGGAGAGATGTTCCTCCCGGAGGAAGAGGTGCAGGCCAAGATGTATATCTATGGTGCCGAGTATCTGGAATCCGAGGGAATTCTTCAATACGAGGTTTCCAATTTTGCCAGGATGGGCTACGCATGTCTGCATAATACTGGTTATTGGGAAGGAATGGATTTTCTCGGCCTTGGGCCGTCGGCTGTAAGCTCCATGGATGGCCAGAGGTGGCGTAATCCTGTTTCGGTCCGGGACTATGCACAGATGGTCAAGGGATCTTTCAGAGATCTTGAATTTGAGAACCTGAATTCCAGAGACACCATTAATGAAAGGGTCATGCTTGCCCTCAGGACCTCAAGAGGGCTTAATCTCAAAGACTACAGAGAGCTTACAGGTCAGGACTTCTGCTCCAGGTACAGATCTGTTATTGGAGTTCTGCACAAGAACAACCTGATCAGACTTGCCAACGGCTATTTGCGTCTGACTAAAAACGGGATGCTGGTGAGTAATTCCATTATTGAACAGTTTATTTTCTGA
- the rfaE2 gene encoding D-glycero-beta-D-manno-heptose 1-phosphate adenylyltransferase has product MDTRDKILNVEDFVQIRSNRDLGRIVFTNGCFDILHPGHVDYLERASSLGDTLVVGLNSDKSVSRLKGPKRPVNPARDRTRVLAGLACVGFVLVFEEDTPYELICKVRPHVLVKGGDWPVEKIVGRDIVEETGGMVLSLELTPGHSTSRIIDRISNG; this is encoded by the coding sequence ATGGACACACGGGACAAAATTTTGAATGTTGAGGATTTTGTCCAGATCCGAAGTAACCGGGATCTGGGCAGGATAGTCTTTACCAATGGCTGCTTTGACATCCTCCACCCTGGACACGTGGACTATCTGGAAAGGGCTTCATCCCTGGGGGATACGCTGGTGGTGGGCCTGAACAGTGATAAGTCAGTCTCCAGACTCAAAGGACCCAAGCGTCCTGTTAATCCAGCCAGGGACCGGACCAGGGTCCTTGCCGGCCTGGCGTGTGTGGGATTTGTACTGGTCTTTGAAGAAGACACTCCCTATGAGCTTATTTGCAAGGTCCGGCCTCATGTCCTGGTCAAGGGAGGAGACTGGCCAGTGGAAAAGATAGTGGGACGGGACATCGTGGAAGAGACGGGTGGAATGGTTTTGAGCCTCGAACTTACTCCGGGACATTCAACATCCAGGATCATTGACAGGATCAGCAATGGCTGA